A window of the Vespa crabro chromosome 8, iyVesCrab1.2, whole genome shotgun sequence genome harbors these coding sequences:
- the LOC124425863 gene encoding probable 26S proteasome non-ATPase regulatory subunit 3, protein MGVLGRNTEAMEVEVATTDTQNGEGDSGDKKDSDLLTIHDIREHTRQIEKAVQNKEPRFILRALRTLPNTRRKLNPIVLRGVIGGFYTKSAAEREALLAWVDEPMEVDETQAAIQRFKSSTATLLPEIDAYIHLLVLVRLIDTRKYDDAVQCSEALMQKIVMQNRRTIDLIAAKCYFYHSRAYELTNQLFKIRGFLHLRLRTATLRNDFEGQAVLINCLLRNYLHYNLYDQADKLVLKSTFPESASNNEWARFLYYLGRIKAARLEYSAAHKYLVQAMRKAPQTTAIGFRQTVQKLAVTVELLLGDIPERQIFRQAALRRALAPYFQLTQAVRLGNLQRFGEVLENFGPQFRTDHTFTLILRLRHNVIKTAIRSIGLSYSRISPADIARKLGLDSGVDAEFIVAKAIRDGVIEATLDPENGYMRSKETTDIYCTREPLLAFHQRITFCLDLHNQSVKAMRYPPKSYGKDLESAEERREREQQDLELAKEMAEEDDDGFP, encoded by the coding sequence ATGGGTGTGCTTGGAAGAAATACAGAAGCAATGGAAGTAGAAGTTGCAACTACTGATACTCAAAATGGAGAAGGCGATTCAGGAGATAAGAAGGATAGTGATCTTCTTACTATTCATGATATTCGAGAGCATACACGTCAAATTGAAAAAGCTGTACAAAATAAGGAACCACGTTTTATTTTGCGTGCTTTACGTACTTTACCCAACACTCGTCGTAAATTAAATCCTATTGTATTGAGAGGGGTTATTGGTGGATTTTATACAAAGTCTGCAGCAGAACGCGAAGCACTTTTAGCTTGGGTAGACGAACCAATGGAAGTAGATGAGACTCAAGCAGCTATTCAAAGGTTTAAAAGTTCTACTGCTACTTTGCTGCCTGAAATCGATGCTTATATTCACCTACTCGTACTTGTGAGATTAATAGATACTAGAAAGTATGACGATGCAGTACAGTGTTCCGAAGCACTTATGCAAAAGATCGTAATGCAAAACCGAAGGACTATAGATTTAATAGCTGCTAAGTgttatttctatcattcacGTGCTTATGAATTAACTAATCAACTCTTTAAAATAAGAGGTTTTCTACATCTCCGATTACGTACAGCTACTTTGCGCAATGATTTTGAAGGCCAAGCTGTccttattaattgtttattacgGAATTACcttcattataatttgtatgatCAAGCAGATAAGCTTGTACTTAAATCAACTTTTCCTGAATCTGCAAGTAATAATGAATGGGCAcgattcttatattatttggGTAGAATTAAAGCCGCAAGATTGGAATATTCTGCAGCTCATAAATATCTAGTTCAAGCAATGCGTAAAGCACCACAGACTACTGCAATTGGTTTTAGGCAAACTGTGCAAAAGTTGGCAGTTACTGTAGAGCTTTTATTGGGAGATATACCTGAGAGACAAATATTTCGGCAGGCTGCTTTGCGTCGTGCTTTGGCTCCGTATTTTCAATTGACACAAGCCGTTCGTTTAGGAAATTTACAAAGATTTGGAGAggtattagaaaattttggaCCACAATTTAGAACAGATCATACTTTTACGTTGATCTTAAGATTGAggcataatgttattaaaactGCTATTCGTTCGATTGGACTTTCATATTCACGAATTTCACCGGCCGATATCGCACGCAAACTTGGTTTGGATTCTGGCGTTGACGCTGAATTTATAGTAGCAAAAGCTATACGCGATGGAGTAATAGAAGCTACATTGGATCCCGAAAATGGTTATATGCGTAGTAAAGAGACTACTGATATTTATTGTACTAGAGAACCATTATTAGCATTTCATCAAAGAATAACATTTTGTTTAGACTTACATAATCAAAGTGTCAAAGCTATGCGTTATCCACCCAAATCTTATGGAAAGGATCTTGAATCTgcggaagaaagaagagaaagagaacaacaaGATTTAGAATTAGCGAAAGAAATGGCAGAAGAAGACGATGATGGATTTCCTTGA